In one Grus americana isolate bGruAme1 chromosome 1, bGruAme1.mat, whole genome shotgun sequence genomic region, the following are encoded:
- the E2F7 gene encoding transcription factor E2F7, whose product MEVSVLALRDLASGRPGRRGRAEAQKENIFDRSRMAPKTPIKNEPVDLSKQKGCTPERNPITPVKLVDRPQPDPWTPTANLKMLVSAASPDMRDREKKKELFRPIENSEQTDTPDSLQYDMVDDSTVDEFEKQRPSRKQKSLGLLCQKFLARYPSYPLSTEKTTISLDEVASILGVERRRIYDIVNVLESLHLVSRVAKNQYCWHGRHNLSHTLKTLQEAGELQYGELMTFFQHKEQDLEYKFVERKKETIPDSQFRPLLDFSEPDCISASANSRKDKSLRIMSQKFVMLFLVSKTKIVTLDIAAKILIEDTQDTVDHSKFKTKVRRLYDIANVLTSLGLIKKVHVTEERGRKPAFKWIGPVEFPGKTDEPRGHSPTSDLLPGMQRGACAPYETCATGKQRLTRHASFNGTQPCEGTRRKVSSEPNSPHRERQACVVNSDEYCSKMINLAAVCRQKIEEDTRNKACATETILNSARNPSITSPLSLLPVPGDSDFCVNPLPQAVFPVVQADVPSLSLPNGISSQTLHPSTPAASKTENGKPTLLPNQPFLCFPSSSLFMLCGGLQENNLRETLPTTGDMGNRRAEAQAAIPPAACQKRCSHKCASPSAPADDEEPAAKKQTMEQSDVPLSLVVPKKPFKSPKAESTPGSGCTSAEHLEAFHPDLASPAAPEAADKESAKPLDSQEQEKQSQSKDPDEPSSGKEHISKENANQPFLPQYLYVRPTAGLSSFNFLFSTNQAPGAISLAASQLPSLSVPCVMVPSAALASFPLVCSPAITSPLSPVPDGSFSAAASMNFSMSGLASTTPVFIGTTTVVTPKVSPAPSVDPQQPAHPALHLSPVLARSCGAVKLDSPVCMGHPVTLLKLQQPSSTPLTPKSIRPARHETFFKTPGSLGDPIAWKKSEGNQTRNASSVQRRLEISSTSPD is encoded by the exons ATGGAGGTGAGCGTCCTGGCGCTGCGGGACCTGGCGAGCGGacggccggggcggcggggccgcgcggAGGCCCAGAAG gaaaacatATTTGATCGATCCAGGATGGCCCCAAAGACTCCCATTAAGAATGAACCAGTTGATTTATCAAAGCAAAAAGGCTGCACCCCAGAAAGAAATCCAATTACACCTGTTAAGCTCGTTGACAGACCTCAGCCTGATCCCTGGACCCCCACTGCTAACCTGAAGATGCTTGTTAGTGCTGCTAGCCCTGACATGAGGgacagggaaaagaagaaagagctcTTCAGACCCATAGAAAACAGTGAGCAGACTGACACACCTGATTCATTACAG tatGATATGGTAGACGACAGCACGGTTGATGAATTTGAAAAACAGAGgcccagcagaaaacagaaaagcttagGACTCTTGTGCCAAAAGTTTCTAGCTCGCTATCCAAGTTATCCATTGTCAACAGAAAAAACTACTATTTCTTTGGATGAAGTGGCTTCAATTCTCG GAGTTGAGCGGAGACGAATTTATGATATAGTGAACGTCCTGGAGTCATTGCACTTGGTTAGCCGTGTGGCCAAGAACCAGTACTGTTGGCATGGCCGGCACAACTTAAGTCACACTCTGAAAACACTTCAGgaagcaggagagctgcagtaTGGAGAGTTAATGACCTTCTTTCAGCACAAGGAGCAGGACTTGGAGTACAAATTTGTGGAACGAAAAAAGGAAACTATTCCAGATTCTCAATTCAGACCATTACTGGACTTTTCAGAACCAGATTGCATCTCTG CAtctgcaaacagcagaaaggaCAAGTCGTTGCGGATTATGAGCCAAAAGTTTGTCATGCTGTTCCTTGTCTCCAAGACCAAGATAGTCACTCTGGACATCGCAGCAAAGATACTGATAGAAGACACGCAGGATACAGTGGACCACAGCAAATTTAAAA CAAAGGTACGAAGACTGTATGATATCGCCAATGTGCTCACCAGCCTAGGCTTGATCAAGAAAGTTCATGTCACGGAGGAACGAGGACGCAAACCAGCCTTCAAGTGGATCGGGCCTGTGGAATTCCCTGGAAAGACTG ATGAGCCGAGAGGGCATAGCCCAACATCTGATCTTCTGCCAGGGATGCAGAGAGGAGCCTGTGCCCCATATGAGACCTGTGCTACTGGAAAGCAAAGGCTTACACGTCATGCTTCATTTAACGGCACACAGCCTTGTGAAGGGACTAGAAGGAAGGTCAGTTCTGAGCCCAACAGCCCACATCGAGAGAGACAAG CCTGTGTCGTGAATTCAGATGAATATTGCTCCAAAATGATAAATCTAgcagctgtctgcaggcagaAAATAGAGGAAGATACTAG gaataaagCTTGTGCCACAGAAACGATATTAAATTCAGCAAGGAACCCAAGCATAACCTCACCTCTGTCCCTTCTTCCAGTTCCTGGGGACTCTGATTTTTGTGTTAACCCTTTGCCTCAGGCAGTTTTCCCTGTGGTTCAGGCAGATGTCCCAAGCCTCTCGCTGCCAAATGGCATCAGCAGCCAAACTCTACATCCTTCCACGCCAGCAGcctccaaaacagaaaatggaaaacctaCCCTGCTCCCCAACCAACCCTTCCTGTGCTTCCCCTCTTCATCCCTTTTTATGTTGTGTGGTGGTCTTCAGGAAAATAACTTGAGGGAGACCCTGCCCACCACAGGAGACATGGGAAACAGGAGGGCAGAAGCTCAGGCTGCCATAcctccagctgcctgccagAAACGCTGCTCCCACAAGTGCGCATCGCCCTCTGCACCTGCAGATGATGAAGAGCCAGCTGCTAAAAAGCAGACCATGGAACAGAGTGATGTGCCCCTCTCACTTGTAGTACCCAAG AAGCCTTTTAAGTCACCCAAGGCAGAATCTACCCCAGGAAGTGGTTGTACATCTGCTGAACATCTAGAAGCTTTTCATCCTGACCTCGCAAGTCCTGCTGCTCCAGAGGCTGCAGACAAGGAGTCTGCTAAGCCTTTAGATTCTCAGGAGCAAGAAAAACAGTCTCAGAGTAAAGACCCTGATGAACCCTCTTCAGGAAAAGAGCACATCTCTAAAGAAAATGCCAATCAACCTTTCCTACCACAGTATCTTTATGTTCGGCCTACTGCTG GATTAAGcagttttaatttcctgttctcTACAAACCAAGCCCCTGGTGCTATCAGCCTGGCTGCGAGCCAGTTACCTTCTCTGAGCGTCCCCTGTGTCATGGTGCCGTCAGCAGCCTTGGCTTCCTTCCCTCTCGTCTGTTCTCCCGCAATCACCAGTCCTCTTTCCCCAGTTCCCGATGGCTCCttctcagctgctgcctccatGAATTTCAGTATGTCTGGCCTGGCATCAACAACGCCTGTTTTCATAGGCACCACGACAGTGGTGACCCCCAAGGTCTCACCCGCACCTTCGGTGGATCCCCAACAACCAGCTCACCCCGCTCTGCACCTGAGTCCCGTGCTTGCAAGGTCTTGCGGTGCTGTTAAACTGGACTCCCCCGTGTGTATGGGGCATCCGGTGACCCTTCTGAAGCTGCAGCAG CCTTCATCAACTCCCCTCACTCCCAAGAGCATTCGTCCTGCACGtcatgaaacatttttcaaaactcCCGGAAGTCTTGGAGATCCTATTGCATGGAAGAAAAGTGAAGGCAACCAGACCAGAAATGCCAGCTCTGTGCAGAGGAGACTAGAAATCTCTAGTACCAGCCCTGACTAA